One segment of Sylvia atricapilla isolate bSylAtr1 chromosome 8, bSylAtr1.pri, whole genome shotgun sequence DNA contains the following:
- the UBE2D1 gene encoding ubiquitin-conjugating enzyme E2 D1 isoform X2, whose translation MGPPDSAYQGGVFFLTVHFPTDYPFKPPKIAFTTKIYHPNINSNGSICLDILRSQWSPALTVSKVLLSICSLLCDPNPDDPLVPDIAQIYKSDKEKYNRHAREWTQKYAM comes from the exons ATGGGACCT cctgatAGTGCATATCAAGGGGGAGTATTTTTTCTCACAGTACACTTTCCAACAGACTATCCTTTCAAACCACCAAAG attGCTTTTACAACAAAAATATATCACCCAAATATAAACAGTAATGGGAGTATTTGTCTTGATATCTTGAGATCACAGTGGTCACCAGCTCTGACTGTTTCTAAAG ttttattgTCCATATGCTCCTTACTTTGTGATCCTAATCCAGATGATCCTTTAGTACCAGATATTGCACAGATCTACAAGTCAGACAAGGAAAA ATACAACAGACATGCAAGAGAATGGACTCAGAAATATGCAATGTAA
- the UBE2D1 gene encoding ubiquitin-conjugating enzyme E2 D1 isoform X1 — protein sequence MALKRIQKELSDLQRDPPAHCSAGPVGDDLFHWQATIMGPPDSAYQGGVFFLTVHFPTDYPFKPPKIAFTTKIYHPNINSNGSICLDILRSQWSPALTVSKVLLSICSLLCDPNPDDPLVPDIAQIYKSDKEKYNRHAREWTQKYAM from the exons ATGGCGCTGAAGCGGATACAAAAA GAACTAAGTGATCTGCAGCGAGATCCACCAGCCCACTGTTCTGCTGGACCTGTTGGAGATGACT TGTTTCATTGGCAAGCAACTATTATGGGACCT cctgatAGTGCATATCAAGGGGGAGTATTTTTTCTCACAGTACACTTTCCAACAGACTATCCTTTCAAACCACCAAAG attGCTTTTACAACAAAAATATATCACCCAAATATAAACAGTAATGGGAGTATTTGTCTTGATATCTTGAGATCACAGTGGTCACCAGCTCTGACTGTTTCTAAAG ttttattgTCCATATGCTCCTTACTTTGTGATCCTAATCCAGATGATCCTTTAGTACCAGATATTGCACAGATCTACAAGTCAGACAAGGAAAA ATACAACAGACATGCAAGAGAATGGACTCAGAAATATGCAATGTAA
- the CISD1 gene encoding CDGSH iron-sulfur domain-containing protein 1: protein MGPGQSGAVRVEWIGAVSLAAGAAAVGYLAYKKLLSKDKCCKAMVNPHIQKDNPKVVHAFDIEDLGDKAVYCRCWRSKKFPLCDGAHTKHNEETGDNVGPLIIKRKEA, encoded by the exons ATGGGGCCGGGACAGAGCGGCGCCGTGCGGG TTGAATGGATTGGTGCAGTCTCCTTAGCTGCTGGCGCAGCTGCTGTTGGATATCTAGCTTACAAAAAACTTCTCTCTAAAGACAAATGCTGCAAAGCAATGGTGAATCCCCATATCCAGAAGGATAACCCCAAGGTAGTCCATGCCTTTGATATTGAAGATCTGGGAGACAAGGCTGTGTACTGTCGTTGTTGGAGGTCTAAGAAG ttcccACTGTGTGATGGCGCTCACACAAAGCACAACGAGGAAACCGGCGACAACGTTGGGCCTCTGATCATCAAGAGGAAGGAGGCGTAG